A region of Lacinutrix sp. Hel_I_90 DNA encodes the following proteins:
- the pgi gene encoding glucose-6-phosphate isomerase yields the protein MALPTVNPTTTKAWKALQNHFESVKDVKMKALFAGDKNRANAFTIQWEDFYVDFSKNRITEETFKLLLELADEVKLKEAIQSYYSGDIINQTENRAVLHTALRGKKTETVLVDGQNVMPEIFEVKSKMEVFTNDIINGKRTGYTGKAFTDVVNIGIGGSDLGPAMVVESLQYYKNHLNTHFVSNVDGDHVNEVIKKLNPETTLFVIVSKTFTTQETLSNAMTIKAWFLKNGAEQDVAKHFVAVSTNIEKVKAFGIDASNIFPMWNWVGGRFSLWSAVGLTISLAVGFNHFDSLLKGANKMDTHFKNEDFERNIPVVLALIGVWYNNFFKAESEAVIAYSQYLNQFATYLQQGIMESNGKSIDRNGQRVNYETGTLIWGEPGTNAQHAFFQLIHQGTKLIPADFIGFAESLYGNKDHQDKLISNYLAQTEALLNGKTEESVLEELKNQNLSQEEIEAVLPFKVFEGNKPTNSIFIKKLTPESLGSLIAMYEHKIFVQGIIWNIFSYDQFGVELGKQLASKILNEFDFNTTANHDGSTQNLLEFYKKIR from the coding sequence ATGGCATTACCAACGGTTAACCCTACAACAACAAAAGCGTGGAAAGCTTTACAAAATCATTTTGAATCTGTAAAAGATGTAAAAATGAAAGCGCTTTTTGCTGGTGATAAAAATAGAGCTAACGCGTTTACGATACAATGGGAAGATTTTTATGTCGATTTTTCAAAAAACAGAATCACAGAAGAGACCTTCAAATTATTGTTAGAATTAGCAGATGAGGTAAAGCTAAAAGAAGCGATTCAGTCTTATTATTCTGGTGATATCATTAATCAAACTGAAAACAGAGCCGTTTTACATACTGCACTTCGCGGAAAAAAAACAGAGACTGTTCTCGTTGATGGCCAAAATGTAATGCCAGAAATTTTTGAAGTGAAATCAAAAATGGAAGTGTTTACTAACGATATCATCAACGGAAAGCGAACAGGTTATACGGGTAAGGCTTTTACAGATGTTGTAAATATAGGTATAGGCGGTAGTGATTTAGGTCCCGCTATGGTAGTTGAGTCCCTTCAGTACTATAAAAATCATCTCAACACACATTTTGTAAGTAATGTTGATGGTGACCATGTGAATGAAGTCATTAAAAAACTAAATCCTGAAACAACACTTTTTGTGATTGTTTCAAAAACGTTTACCACTCAGGAGACCTTGTCAAATGCCATGACTATTAAAGCGTGGTTTTTAAAAAATGGGGCAGAACAAGATGTGGCAAAACATTTTGTTGCCGTGTCTACAAATATTGAAAAAGTAAAAGCATTTGGTATAGATGCATCTAATATTTTTCCCATGTGGAATTGGGTTGGAGGCCGTTTCTCTTTGTGGAGTGCGGTTGGTTTAACCATTAGCTTAGCTGTAGGTTTTAATCATTTTGACAGTTTGCTAAAGGGTGCAAACAAAATGGATACACACTTTAAAAATGAAGATTTTGAGCGTAATATTCCAGTAGTTTTAGCGCTTATAGGTGTTTGGTATAACAACTTCTTTAAGGCAGAAAGCGAAGCCGTTATTGCTTATTCACAATACTTAAACCAGTTTGCAACCTATTTGCAACAAGGTATTATGGAAAGCAATGGTAAAAGTATTGATCGTAATGGTCAACGCGTAAATTACGAAACAGGCACCTTAATTTGGGGAGAACCTGGGACAAATGCGCAACATGCCTTTTTTCAGTTAATCCATCAAGGTACAAAATTAATTCCAGCAGATTTTATTGGTTTTGCAGAGAGTCTTTATGGAAATAAAGACCATCAAGACAAACTCATTTCAAATTATTTAGCACAAACAGAGGCGCTTTTAAACGGAAAAACGGAAGAGTCGGTTTTAGAGGAGCTAAAAAATCAAAATCTTTCTCAAGAGGAAATAGAAGCAGTATTACCTTTTAAGGTTTTTGAAGGTAATAAACCTACAAATTCCATCTTTATAAAAAAATTAACACCTGAAAGCCTAGGTTCACTTATTGCCATGTACGAGCACAAAATTTTCGTGCAAGGCATTATCTGGAACATTTTTAGCTACGATCAGTTTGGAGTGGAATTGGGCAAACAATTGGCTAGTAAAATATTAAATGAATTCGACTTTAACACAACTGCGAATCATGATGGCTCAACTCAAAATCTTTTAGAATTCTACAAAAAAATAAGATAA
- a CDS encoding peptidoglycan DD-metalloendopeptidase family protein: MEHSGIGRLGNKHLILLILLTAIYSCKKDVEAPIVTTDTVVVEAPKDLYEFGFNLNDYVVKRDTIQSGDTFGKILERNNITYPQIYQISEKAKDSFDIAKLQLGKPYTLLCSNDSLQNPKCFIYQPNKEEYVVIDFQDSIKAYTSRKPIKYVEKEISGVITSNISEAMAKRGASVILAYKMSDVYAWTIDFSRLQVNDKFKVIYTEKYIDDSIYAGISNIKAAYFEHNKEPFYAFEYQTDSVLGLTEYFSDEAKNLRRAFLKAPVKFKGISSRFNLNRRIALYGNRVRPHKGTDFRASLNTPILATANGTVIESRKRGGNGNYVKIKHNATYTTQYLHMSKRKAKVGQFVKQGEIIGYVGMTGNTSGPHVCYRFWKNGQQVDPFKQKLPEAKPISDSLKTKFLEFIKPLKVQLDNIKLPLETIEKDTINTLFKDNKLITQVNKNGITNG; encoded by the coding sequence ATGGAGCACTCAGGAATTGGAAGATTGGGGAACAAACATTTAATACTATTAATATTATTAACTGCTATTTATAGTTGCAAAAAAGACGTTGAGGCACCAATTGTTACTACGGATACAGTGGTCGTTGAAGCGCCCAAAGACCTCTACGAATTTGGCTTCAATTTAAACGATTATGTTGTTAAAAGAGATACGATTCAAAGTGGTGATACCTTCGGGAAAATATTAGAACGCAACAACATTACCTATCCGCAAATTTATCAAATAAGCGAAAAAGCTAAAGATAGTTTCGATATTGCAAAATTACAATTAGGTAAACCATACACCTTATTGTGCTCAAATGATTCTCTTCAAAATCCAAAATGCTTTATTTATCAACCCAATAAGGAAGAGTATGTGGTGATTGATTTTCAGGATTCTATTAAAGCCTATACGAGTAGGAAACCAATAAAATATGTGGAAAAAGAAATATCGGGTGTTATCACCTCTAATATTTCAGAAGCCATGGCGAAACGAGGCGCTAGCGTTATTTTAGCATATAAAATGAGTGATGTGTACGCCTGGACAATAGATTTTTCAAGATTACAAGTAAATGATAAGTTCAAGGTTATTTATACTGAAAAATATATTGATGATAGTATTTATGCGGGAATTAGTAATATCAAAGCAGCCTATTTTGAACATAATAAGGAGCCGTTTTATGCTTTCGAATATCAAACGGATTCTGTATTAGGACTCACAGAATACTTTAGTGATGAAGCTAAAAATTTACGTCGAGCATTCTTAAAAGCACCAGTTAAATTTAAGGGTATTTCGTCACGTTTTAATTTAAACAGACGTATTGCGTTGTATGGAAACCGTGTGCGCCCGCACAAGGGCACAGATTTTAGAGCATCACTAAACACACCAATTTTAGCCACAGCCAACGGAACGGTTATAGAGTCTAGAAAACGTGGCGGTAACGGTAATTATGTAAAAATTAAGCATAACGCCACTTACACGACGCAATACTTGCACATGAGTAAGCGAAAAGCCAAGGTGGGACAATTTGTAAAACAAGGCGAAATTATTGGTTATGTAGGGATGACAGGAAACACTTCTGGACCGCATGTTTGCTACCGCTTCTGGAAAAACGGACAGCAAGTGGATCCCTTCAAGCAAAAACTACCAGAAGCTAAACCTATTTCAGATAGTTTAAAAACAAAGTTTTTAGAATTTATAAAGCCTTTAAAAGTGCAATTAGATAACATAAAATTGCCTTTGGAAACTATTGAAAAAGATACGATAAACACCCTTTTCAAGGATAATAAACTAATTACACAAGTCAATAAAAATGGCATTACCAACGGTTAA
- a CDS encoding tryptophan 2,3-dioxygenase family protein codes for MSLDKNTTDQLIDKYQKLGQNVNTHLDGLLHSKPIDYWDYIQTDALLNLQVQRTTLPDEMVFLMYHQVNELLFKMVLWEMDQVAKKEDMTAAFFETKIMRISRYFDVLTSSFTVMKDGMDVEQYNKFRNTLTPASGFQSAQYRKIEFASTELINLIDKRFRETIDRNTPFEHAFEHLYWQAAGKDYKTGKKSYTLTVFEEKYKDEFIRFAEFYNTHNLWTIFKKLPQEVREDEDLIKAMRHYDYTVNITWVMAHYNTANHYLNIGGKTAEATGGSEWVKYMHPKYQKRIFFPDLWSTQELEDWGTNI; via the coding sequence ATGAGTCTAGATAAAAACACAACCGACCAACTAATTGATAAATACCAAAAGCTGGGGCAAAATGTAAATACACATTTAGATGGATTATTGCATAGCAAACCCATAGATTATTGGGATTATATTCAGACCGATGCCCTGTTGAATCTTCAGGTTCAACGCACAACCTTGCCAGACGAGATGGTGTTTTTAATGTACCATCAAGTCAATGAGTTGTTGTTTAAAATGGTGCTGTGGGAAATGGATCAAGTGGCAAAAAAGGAAGACATGACCGCTGCTTTTTTTGAAACTAAAATCATGCGTATTAGCCGCTATTTCGATGTGTTAACGTCGTCTTTTACCGTTATGAAAGATGGTATGGACGTTGAGCAATATAATAAGTTTCGTAATACGCTAACGCCAGCAAGTGGTTTTCAAAGTGCGCAATATCGAAAAATTGAATTTGCAAGTACAGAACTTATTAATTTAATAGATAAACGTTTTCGAGAAACTATTGACAGAAATACGCCTTTTGAGCATGCTTTCGAGCATTTATACTGGCAAGCAGCAGGAAAAGATTATAAAACAGGTAAAAAAAGTTACACATTAACAGTTTTCGAAGAGAAATACAAAGACGAATTTATTAGATTTGCTGAATTCTATAACACACACAACTTGTGGACGATTTTTAAAAAATTACCGCAAGAGGTTAGAGAAGACGAAGATTTAATTAAAGCCATGCGTCATTATGACTATACAGTCAATATTACATGGGTTATGGCACATTATAATACAGCCAATCATTATTTAAATATTGGTGGTAAAACAGCAGAAGCAACAGGAGGAAGCGAATGGGTAAAATATATGCATCCAAAATATCAAAAACGAATATTCTTTCCAGATTTATGGAGCACTCAGGAATTGGAAGATTGGGGAACAAACATTTAA
- a CDS encoding DUF3108 domain-containing protein gives MKKLLLILFTVATVNSVLAQEKEEAFKDGEWFKFEMSYSGFFKAGNATLQVNETNLKGKPVFHVVGKGWTTGAIKWFFKVKDRYESYFDIHSFLPYKFIRNIDEGGHKKDIEIDFDQVNNKALVFNKKHNTKNTVDTKPNIQDMVSTFYYLRNKLDISALKVGDEITLDMFFDQENYGFKLKYLGEETIEIDNGNDVEALKFRPYVMAGRVFKEEESLTLWVTKDKNKIPLRIKADLAVGSLRADLVDWRGLKHPFKMIINN, from the coding sequence ATGAAAAAATTACTACTTATATTATTTACAGTAGCCACTGTTAATAGTGTTCTTGCCCAAGAAAAAGAAGAAGCTTTTAAAGATGGCGAATGGTTTAAATTTGAAATGAGCTATAGCGGGTTCTTTAAAGCAGGAAATGCCACGCTTCAGGTTAATGAAACTAATTTAAAGGGAAAACCAGTATTCCATGTCGTTGGTAAAGGTTGGACCACAGGAGCTATTAAATGGTTTTTTAAAGTAAAAGACAGATATGAGAGTTATTTCGATATCCATTCATTTTTACCTTATAAATTCATTAGAAATATTGATGAAGGTGGTCATAAAAAAGATATTGAAATTGACTTTGATCAAGTTAATAATAAAGCACTTGTTTTTAATAAAAAGCACAATACTAAAAATACGGTTGATACTAAGCCCAATATTCAAGACATGGTATCAACATTTTACTATTTAAGAAATAAATTAGATATTTCCGCATTAAAAGTAGGCGATGAAATAACGTTAGACATGTTTTTCGATCAAGAGAATTATGGTTTTAAATTGAAGTATTTAGGAGAAGAAACCATTGAAATTGATAACGGTAATGATGTCGAAGCTCTAAAATTCAGACCCTATGTAATGGCTGGCCGCGTGTTTAAAGAAGAAGAAAGTTTAACGCTTTGGGTTACAAAAGACAAAAATAAGATACCTTTACGTATCAAAGCAGATTTAGCTGTAGGTTCTTTAAGAGCCGATTTAGTAGATTGGAGAGGACTAAAACATCCTTTTAAAATGATTATAAATAATTAA
- the hppD gene encoding 4-hydroxyphenylpyruvate dioxygenase has product MSKKEVQSVNYGLEKIFEGAQDFLPLLGTDYVEFYVGNAKQAAHFYKTAFGFQSYAYKGLETGSKDSVSYVLKQDKIRLVLTSPLNSKSKINDHIVKHGDGVKVVALWVEDARKSYEETTKRGAKSFMEPVVETDAHGEVVRAGIYTYGETVHMFVERKNYTGTFMPGFEAWESDYNPEPVGLKYIDHMVGNVGWGQMNTWVKWYEDVMGFVNFLSFDDKQIHTEYSALMSKVMSNGNGRIKFPINEPAKAAKKSQIEEYLDFYEDSGVQHIAVATDDIIKTVAQLKARGIEFLPPPPQAYYDDIPKRLGEHMDMMKEDIGELQKLSIMIDADEEGYLLQIFTKPVEDRPTLFFEIIQRMGAQGFGAGNFKALFESIEREQAKRGTL; this is encoded by the coding sequence ATGAGTAAAAAAGAAGTACAATCGGTAAACTACGGTTTAGAAAAAATATTTGAGGGCGCACAAGATTTCTTGCCGCTTTTAGGAACAGATTATGTTGAATTTTATGTGGGTAATGCCAAGCAGGCAGCGCATTTTTATAAAACAGCATTTGGGTTTCAATCCTACGCCTACAAAGGTTTAGAAACAGGCTCAAAAGATAGTGTAAGCTACGTTTTGAAACAGGATAAAATTCGTTTGGTTTTAACATCTCCTTTAAACAGTAAATCTAAAATAAACGACCACATTGTTAAACATGGTGATGGTGTTAAAGTAGTCGCACTTTGGGTAGAGGATGCTAGAAAATCTTATGAGGAAACCACGAAACGAGGCGCGAAATCTTTTATGGAACCTGTTGTTGAAACAGACGCACATGGTGAAGTGGTAAGAGCAGGTATTTATACCTATGGTGAAACGGTCCATATGTTTGTTGAGCGTAAAAATTACACAGGCACGTTTATGCCAGGTTTTGAAGCATGGGAAAGTGATTACAATCCAGAGCCAGTGGGATTAAAATATATTGATCACATGGTTGGTAATGTGGGCTGGGGGCAAATGAATACTTGGGTAAAATGGTATGAAGACGTTATGGGCTTTGTGAACTTCTTGTCTTTTGACGATAAACAAATCCATACAGAATACTCTGCATTAATGAGTAAAGTAATGAGTAATGGTAACGGGCGTATTAAATTCCCAATTAATGAGCCAGCAAAAGCTGCTAAAAAATCTCAAATTGAAGAATATTTAGACTTCTATGAAGATTCAGGGGTGCAACACATTGCAGTCGCAACAGACGACATTATTAAAACCGTAGCGCAATTAAAAGCACGTGGCATAGAATTTTTGCCACCACCGCCACAAGCGTATTATGATGACATCCCTAAGCGATTAGGAGAGCACATGGATATGATGAAAGAAGATATTGGTGAGCTTCAAAAATTGTCTATAATGATAGATGCAGACGAAGAAGGTTATTTACTTCAAATCTTTACAAAACCAGTAGAAGACAGACCAACTTTATTTTTTGAAATTATTCAACGCATGGGTGCCCAAGGTTTTGGTGCAGGAAATTTTAAAGCCTTGTTTGAGTCTATTGAGAGAGAGCAAGCTAAGCGAGGAACCTTGTAG
- a CDS encoding homogentisate 1,2-dioxygenase, which produces MPLYHKLGNIPHKRHTQFRKADGSLYYEQLFGTIGFDGMSTNSYHEQRPTQVKQIKKQYSVAPKIAKKNHIQSYRFRGFQVKPEKDYLDSRKAILTNSDCTIILAAPKQSTKDYFYKNADADELIFVHKGSGKLRTHLGNLDFKYGDYLIIPRGIIYKIDFDTEDNRLFIVESRRPIYTPKRYRNYFGQLLEHSPFCERDIRRPYELETNNESGDFLMKIKKQDEIFDMVYASHPFDVVGYDGYNYPYAFSIHDFEPITGRVHQPPPVHQTFETDAFVVCSFVPRLYDYHPQSIPAPYNHSNIDSDEVLYYVDGDFMSRNDIDQGHISLHPAGIPHGPHPGATERSIGHTKTEELAVMVDTFKPLMVTEEALKIADEDYYKSWLE; this is translated from the coding sequence ATGCCACTATATCATAAATTAGGAAACATTCCGCACAAAAGACACACGCAGTTTAGAAAAGCAGATGGGTCTTTATATTACGAGCAATTATTTGGAACAATTGGTTTTGATGGGATGAGTACAAACTCCTATCACGAGCAAAGACCAACACAAGTAAAACAAATAAAAAAGCAATACAGTGTTGCGCCTAAAATTGCAAAAAAAAACCACATACAATCTTATCGTTTTAGAGGGTTTCAAGTCAAACCTGAAAAGGATTATTTAGACAGCCGAAAAGCCATATTAACCAATAGTGATTGTACAATTATTTTAGCAGCACCAAAGCAATCAACAAAAGATTATTTCTATAAAAATGCCGATGCAGACGAACTTATTTTCGTGCATAAAGGCTCAGGAAAACTTAGAACACACTTAGGTAATCTTGATTTTAAATATGGAGATTACTTAATAATTCCGCGAGGTATCATTTATAAAATAGATTTCGATACCGAAGACAATCGCTTATTTATTGTAGAATCTCGTCGCCCTATTTACACGCCAAAACGCTATAGAAATTATTTTGGACAATTGTTAGAGCATTCACCCTTTTGTGAACGTGATATTCGAAGGCCTTATGAGTTAGAAACCAATAATGAATCTGGCGATTTTTTAATGAAAATTAAGAAACAAGATGAGATTTTCGACATGGTCTATGCCTCGCATCCTTTTGATGTTGTAGGTTACGATGGGTATAATTATCCTTATGCGTTCTCCATTCATGATTTCGAACCCATAACTGGTCGTGTGCATCAACCACCACCAGTACACCAAACGTTTGAAACAGATGCTTTTGTAGTCTGTAGTTTTGTGCCACGGCTATACGATTATCATCCACAAAGTATTCCAGCACCTTACAACCACAGTAATATAGACAGCGATGAGGTATTATACTATGTTGATGGTGATTTTATGAGTCGTAACGATATCGATCAGGGCCATATTTCCCTGCATCCAGCAGGTATTCCACACGGCCCACACCCAGGTGCAACAGAGCGCAGTATTGGTCATACTAAAACAGAAGAACTAGCAGTAATGGTTGACACGTTTAAGCCATTAATGGTTACAGAAGAAGCACTTAAGATTGCCGATGAAGACTATTATAAATCATGGTTAGAATAA
- a CDS encoding patatin-like phospholipase family protein produces the protein MRYFIVVILLLLNAEVFGQDTETTEPKVGLVLSGGGAKGLAHIGALKVIDSLGIRIDYIAGTSMGAIIGSLYASGYSGKELDSIFKTVNFDNIITDNIPRAAKTFYERENDEKYAVILPFDNFEVKLPSALSRGQNTFNLLSKLTLHVSDVKDFSKLPIPFFCVATNIENGKPVILEEGNLAQAIKASSAFPSLFQPVLIDDQLLIDGGVLNNYPLDELRAKGMDVIIGVDVQDGLANRSDLSSAPAILFQINNFRTINDMKTKGPKTDIYIKPDITNFTVVSFSDGPKIIENGKIAALIKIDELKALSKKQIIEPSDFKVKNTPDSLQINLIYFEGLENYTFSYALGKLKLKPFEKVSYDRFISGTNNLVATNNFDSFTYKLVPSKYDGVEGYDLYTELVETKKTASLKFGLHYDGLYKSALLANVTKKQLLFKNDVLSLDLIVGDNVRYNFEYYIDKGFYWSVGLKSRYNEFNKSVAASALLTPEQLTMAGVNKLGVRIVDFTNKFFLQTQYENDLTLTLGVEHKRYKITTETVISSLSQNNTVFDNSDYVSAFANLRFDSFDNRYFPNEGVYFNTDFNFYAYSSDFNNDFSEFSVLKADLGYAFSFTPKISTNVSFEAGTKIGAGEDTYLNFVLGGYARNFINNFETFYGYDYLSVAGNSFLKGTLNVDYEIFNKNHVTFAANYANVENDLFSSEDIEWFSIPDYSGYAIGYGIETFLGPIEVKYTFSPENSQDYWFFNLGFWF, from the coding sequence ATGAGATACTTCATCGTTGTTATATTATTATTATTAAATGCTGAAGTTTTCGGGCAGGATACAGAAACTACAGAGCCTAAAGTGGGTCTGGTTTTAAGTGGAGGTGGGGCTAAAGGACTGGCGCATATTGGTGCTTTAAAAGTAATAGATAGCCTGGGTATTCGTATAGATTATATAGCAGGTACAAGTATGGGGGCTATTATAGGATCCTTATACGCCTCAGGTTATTCTGGTAAGGAATTAGATTCTATTTTTAAAACGGTCAATTTTGATAATATTATTACAGATAATATTCCAAGAGCTGCAAAAACATTTTATGAACGAGAAAATGACGAAAAATATGCGGTTATACTACCATTTGATAATTTTGAAGTCAAACTCCCATCAGCCTTATCTCGTGGTCAAAACACCTTTAATTTATTGTCTAAATTAACACTTCATGTTAGCGATGTCAAGGATTTTAGTAAGCTTCCTATTCCGTTTTTTTGCGTCGCAACAAATATAGAAAATGGCAAACCTGTAATTTTAGAGGAAGGCAACTTAGCGCAAGCTATAAAAGCCAGTAGTGCATTCCCCTCATTGTTTCAACCTGTTTTAATTGATGATCAGCTATTAATAGATGGAGGCGTACTTAATAATTATCCCTTAGATGAACTTCGGGCAAAAGGTATGGATGTGATTATTGGTGTCGATGTGCAAGATGGATTAGCAAATAGAAGTGATTTGTCTTCGGCACCAGCAATATTGTTTCAAATAAATAATTTTCGTACCATAAATGATATGAAAACCAAAGGGCCAAAAACCGATATTTATATTAAGCCAGATATTACAAATTTCACTGTTGTTTCGTTTAGTGATGGCCCTAAAATAATTGAAAACGGGAAAATTGCGGCCTTAATTAAAATAGATGAATTAAAAGCATTAAGTAAAAAACAGATTATAGAGCCCTCAGATTTTAAGGTAAAAAACACACCAGACAGCCTTCAGATTAATCTTATATATTTTGAAGGACTAGAGAACTACACCTTTTCGTACGCCTTAGGAAAGCTAAAACTCAAACCCTTTGAAAAAGTTAGTTATGACCGTTTTATTAGTGGTACAAATAATCTAGTAGCTACCAACAACTTTGATAGTTTTACATACAAATTAGTGCCGTCAAAATATGATGGTGTTGAAGGTTATGATCTTTATACAGAGTTGGTGGAGACTAAGAAAACAGCCTCGTTAAAGTTTGGACTGCATTATGACGGATTATACAAAAGTGCTTTGTTGGCTAATGTCACTAAGAAACAATTACTTTTTAAAAATGATGTTTTGTCCTTAGATTTAATTGTGGGAGATAATGTACGCTACAACTTTGAGTATTATATCGATAAAGGATTCTATTGGAGTGTAGGTCTTAAATCTCGCTATAATGAATTTAATAAAAGTGTAGCTGCCTCAGCATTACTAACACCTGAGCAATTAACGATGGCAGGAGTTAATAAGTTAGGCGTTAGAATTGTAGATTTTACCAATAAGTTTTTTCTACAAACGCAATATGAAAACGATTTAACCTTAACACTGGGAGTAGAACATAAACGGTATAAAATCACTACCGAAACTGTAATTTCCTCTTTAAGTCAAAATAATACCGTCTTCGATAATAGCGATTATGTAAGTGCCTTTGCAAACTTGAGATTTGACTCTTTCGATAATCGTTATTTTCCAAATGAAGGAGTCTATTTTAACACCGATTTTAATTTTTATGCCTACTCTTCAGATTTTAATAATGACTTCTCTGAGTTCTCTGTTTTAAAAGCAGATCTTGGTTATGCTTTTAGCTTTACACCAAAAATTAGTACTAACGTTTCTTTTGAAGCCGGTACTAAAATAGGCGCAGGAGAGGATACCTACTTGAATTTTGTTTTAGGGGGTTATGCCAGAAATTTTATTAATAATTTTGAAACTTTTTACGGTTATGATTATTTGTCAGTAGCCGGAAATAGTTTCTTAAAAGGCACTTTAAATGTGGATTATGAAATTTTTAATAAAAACCATGTCACATTTGCAGCAAATTACGCAAACGTTGAAAACGACTTATTTAGCTCAGAAGATATAGAATGGTTCTCGATTCCTGATTATTCAGGTTACGCAATAGGATACGGCATAGAAACCTTTTTAGGGCCTATTGAGGTTAAATATACCTTTTCACCAGAAAACAGTCAAGATTATTGGTTTTTTAATTTAGGGTTTTGGTTCTAG